A portion of the Halobacillus ihumii genome contains these proteins:
- a CDS encoding NCS2 family permease — MLNKHNHTLGLRQDLLAGLIGYFTTVYIVAVNSQILSTAGLPLQQGMVATILASAAGCLIMALYANAPMVLIPGMGVNALFAYSIVEGSGIPFQEGLAVILVAGLIFLLTAFTRLGDWLKTAIPESLKHAVTVGLGMFLTLIGLEKGGLVVRGEHSLITLGNPSSALVITSLLTLFIAVFLFAKNVPGNFLITMIIGTLVAHFTGLLEAPGPSLSLADQEWVMMPSFSGITEFSFWMAVFPLTIVLIFENMGLIHGQLSMLKQDDKFKKAYQASAFSALASGFFGTSPTVSSAESAAVIASGGKSGRSSLTMAVLFLATLLLIPWISMVPATAISPILIIVGALMVQNIKEIPLDNLSEAMPAFLIIVMIPFTYSIADGMAFGFIAYPIVKFAIGKQRELTTPVVCIAMIFLLEFIMRSLGH; from the coding sequence ATGCTTAACAAGCATAATCACACGCTTGGCTTGCGTCAAGACCTGTTAGCGGGCTTAATTGGCTATTTTACCACGGTTTATATCGTTGCGGTAAACAGCCAGATTTTGTCAACGGCAGGGCTGCCATTACAGCAAGGCATGGTGGCTACCATTCTAGCAAGCGCTGCAGGCTGTTTGATCATGGCTTTATATGCCAATGCACCTATGGTACTCATTCCCGGTATGGGAGTAAATGCTTTATTTGCTTATTCGATTGTCGAAGGCAGCGGGATCCCTTTCCAGGAGGGGCTGGCTGTCATCCTTGTAGCCGGATTGATCTTCCTATTGACCGCTTTCACGCGTTTAGGAGATTGGTTAAAAACGGCTATTCCTGAATCATTAAAGCATGCAGTCACTGTAGGTCTCGGGATGTTTTTGACCTTAATCGGCTTAGAAAAAGGCGGCCTCGTTGTCCGCGGAGAGCATTCACTGATTACTTTAGGTAATCCGTCTTCCGCTCTCGTGATCACGAGTTTACTTACCTTATTTATTGCCGTTTTTCTTTTTGCTAAAAACGTTCCCGGCAACTTTCTGATCACGATGATTATTGGCACGCTTGTCGCACACTTTACCGGCTTATTAGAAGCACCTGGGCCTTCACTGTCCTTAGCGGATCAAGAATGGGTTATGATGCCATCATTCAGCGGAATTACAGAATTCAGCTTCTGGATGGCGGTATTTCCATTAACGATTGTACTCATTTTTGAAAATATGGGTTTGATTCATGGACAACTGTCGATGTTAAAACAGGACGATAAGTTTAAAAAAGCTTATCAAGCTTCAGCATTTTCTGCACTCGCAAGCGGATTTTTTGGAACTTCTCCGACAGTTTCTTCGGCTGAAAGTGCTGCTGTTATTGCATCTGGAGGTAAATCAGGCCGCTCAAGTCTGACGATGGCAGTGCTGTTCCTGGCAACATTGCTGCTGATCCCATGGATTTCAATGGTTCCTGCTACCGCCATCAGTCCTATCTTAATTATCGTTGGCGCGTTGATGGTCCAAAACATTAAGGAAATCCCGTTGGACAATTTATCTGAAGCAATGCCAGCCTTTTTGATCATTGTGATGATTCCGTTCACCTATTCGATTGCAGACGGCATGGCCTTTGGGTTCATTGCCTATCCTATCGTGAAGTTTGCGATCGGAAAACAGCGGGAATTAACCACACCGGTTGTATGTATAGCCATGATCTTTCTCCTTGAATTTATCATGCGATCACTCGGACATTAA